In Salinigranum marinum, one DNA window encodes the following:
- a CDS encoding DUF1405 domain-containing protein — MATARRRLARLFDGDGLPAPTDLPRWLAPLPRAVENLGLNLVPLVVVTNLVGTAFGFWYYGFQFSLEPAVMWPFVPDSPVATLFIACAFGAWYLGRTNEYLNALAFFGCLKLGAWTPYVLLVFAEDFSYLHPAMYNFLFWSHLAMVVEAFVIHRFSGFPVRAVLVAVVWYGFNDLVDYFVPLVGTPHHTLIPAEPIVDQTVQHVSPAHELAAAGAVVLTLAATFLALSTRVKKLEATR; from the coding sequence ATGGCCACGGCTCGACGCCGCCTCGCCCGACTGTTCGACGGCGACGGTCTCCCCGCCCCGACAGACCTCCCTCGGTGGCTCGCTCCCCTTCCCCGAGCAGTCGAAAACCTCGGACTCAACCTCGTCCCGCTGGTCGTCGTCACGAACCTCGTCGGGACCGCCTTTGGCTTCTGGTACTACGGGTTTCAGTTCTCGCTCGAACCCGCCGTGATGTGGCCGTTCGTCCCCGACTCGCCGGTCGCGACACTGTTTATCGCGTGCGCGTTCGGCGCGTGGTATCTGGGCCGGACGAACGAGTACCTCAACGCCCTGGCCTTCTTCGGCTGTCTCAAACTCGGCGCGTGGACGCCGTACGTCCTCCTCGTGTTCGCCGAGGACTTCTCGTATCTCCACCCGGCGATGTACAACTTCCTCTTCTGGAGTCACCTGGCCATGGTCGTTGAGGCATTCGTCATCCACCGCTTTTCGGGCTTCCCGGTCCGGGCGGTCCTCGTCGCCGTCGTCTGGTACGGCTTCAACGACCTCGTCGACTACTTCGTCCCGCTCGTTGGAACCCCGCACCACACACTCATCCCCGCCGAGCCCATCGTGGACCAGACGGTCCAGCACGTCTCTCCGGCGCACGAACTCGCCGCCGCCGGGGCGGTCGTGTTGACGCTCGCGGCGACGTTCCTCGCGCTGTCGACACGGGTAAAGAAGCTCGAAGCGACGCGGTGA
- the pdxS gene encoding pyridoxal 5'-phosphate synthase lyase subunit PdxS, whose protein sequence is MAEETDLKELRRGTDLVKRGFAQMQKGGVIMDVVNAEQARIAEEAGAVAVMALEAVPADIRKRGGVSRMPDPEKVSEIIDSVSIPVMGKARIGHYTEAQILEALGVDMVDESEVLTPADNEYHIDKREFTSPFVCGARDLPEALRRIDEGAAMIRTKGEAGTGDVNQAVTHQRTIKHQIRSVMGLQYDEREKWAREHEAPADLVHETAEMGRLPVVNFAAGGIATPADAALMMYHECDGIFVGSGIFGAENPEAMGRAVVEAVNNWDDPEALAEIATNTGKGMKGESNVDMPEEEKLQGRGV, encoded by the coding sequence ATGGCCGAAGAGACCGACCTGAAGGAACTCAGACGCGGGACCGACCTCGTCAAGCGCGGCTTCGCGCAGATGCAGAAGGGTGGCGTCATCATGGACGTGGTGAACGCCGAACAGGCCCGGATCGCCGAGGAGGCCGGTGCCGTCGCCGTCATGGCGCTGGAGGCCGTCCCCGCCGACATCCGCAAGCGCGGCGGCGTCTCGCGGATGCCCGACCCGGAGAAGGTGTCGGAGATCATCGATTCGGTTTCGATCCCGGTGATGGGGAAAGCCCGGATCGGCCACTACACCGAGGCGCAGATCCTCGAAGCGCTCGGCGTCGACATGGTCGACGAGAGCGAGGTGCTCACGCCCGCGGACAACGAGTACCACATCGACAAGCGCGAGTTCACCTCGCCGTTCGTCTGTGGCGCGCGCGACCTTCCAGAGGCGCTCCGCCGCATCGATGAGGGCGCGGCGATGATCCGTACGAAGGGCGAGGCCGGGACGGGCGACGTCAACCAGGCCGTCACCCACCAGCGGACGATCAAACACCAGATCCGCTCGGTCATGGGACTGCAGTACGACGAGCGCGAGAAGTGGGCCCGCGAGCACGAAGCGCCCGCCGATCTCGTCCACGAGACGGCGGAGATGGGCCGACTCCCCGTCGTGAACTTCGCCGCCGGCGGCATCGCCACCCCCGCCGACGCGGCGCTCATGATGTACCACGAGTGCGACGGCATCTTCGTCGGCTCCGGTATCTTCGGCGCGGAAAACCCCGAGGCGATGGGACGCGCCGTCGTCGAGGCCGTCAACAACTGGGACGACCCCGAGGCGCTCGCCGAGATCGCCACCAACACGGGCAAGGGGATGAAGGGCGAGTCGAACGTCGACATGCCCGAAGAAGAGAAGCTGCAGGGTCGCGGCGTCTAA
- a CDS encoding homoserine kinase, which produces MLTVRAPATSANLGSGFDVFGVALDRPADVVRVEKADETTIEVTGIGSTYIPTDPEGNTVGAVAEALDAPAHIRIDKGVRPSSGLGSSAASAAAAALALNELYDRGLTKEELVPIAAEGEAVVSGEPHADNVAPSLLGGFTIAAGGDITTVDAAIPLVACLPEIAVSTRDARRVVPSTAEMTDLVDTVGRAATLTVGMCRSDPALVGEGMSDEIVTPARASLISGYGQVRTAAFDAGATGVTVSGAGPSIIAACYESDRRAVAGAMVDAFSDVGVDARAYQTEIGRGAELLG; this is translated from the coding sequence ATGCTGACGGTCAGGGCCCCCGCGACGAGCGCGAACCTCGGGAGTGGCTTCGACGTCTTCGGCGTCGCCCTCGACCGTCCGGCCGACGTCGTTCGCGTCGAGAAGGCCGACGAGACGACCATCGAGGTGACCGGCATCGGCTCGACGTACATCCCGACCGACCCGGAGGGGAACACGGTCGGCGCGGTCGCCGAGGCGCTCGACGCGCCGGCGCACATCCGCATCGACAAGGGCGTTCGACCCTCCTCCGGCCTGGGGTCGTCGGCGGCCTCGGCGGCCGCCGCGGCGCTCGCGCTGAACGAACTGTACGACCGCGGCCTCACGAAGGAGGAGCTCGTCCCCATCGCCGCGGAGGGCGAGGCGGTCGTCTCCGGCGAACCCCACGCCGACAACGTCGCTCCCTCCCTGTTGGGCGGGTTCACCATCGCCGCCGGCGGCGACATCACCACCGTCGACGCCGCCATCCCGCTCGTCGCCTGCCTCCCCGAGATCGCCGTCTCGACCCGCGACGCGCGCCGGGTCGTCCCGTCGACGGCCGAGATGACGGATCTCGTCGACACGGTCGGACGCGCCGCGACGCTCACCGTCGGGATGTGTCGGTCGGATCCCGCGCTCGTCGGCGAGGGGATGAGCGACGAGATCGTCACCCCTGCCCGCGCGAGCCTCATCTCGGGGTACGGCCAGGTCCGGACGGCGGCGTTCGACGCCGGCGCGACGGGCGTGACCGTCTCCGGGGCCGGTCCCTCGATCATCGCCGCCTGCTACGAGTCCGACCGTCGGGCGGTGGCGGGCGCGATGGTCGACGCCTTCTCGGACGTCGGTGTCGACGCCCGAGCCTACCAGACGGAGATCGGCCGGGGAGCCGAACTGCTGGGGTGA
- a CDS encoding dodecin family protein translates to MSVDKEVTITATSTDSWEAAALAAVDRTEATVHSLQWAVVEDQWLDLKQGGSPVYKTKVNIGFRVEE, encoded by the coding sequence ATGTCAGTCGACAAAGAGGTAACCATCACGGCGACGAGCACCGACTCGTGGGAGGCGGCGGCGCTGGCCGCCGTCGACCGCACGGAGGCGACCGTCCACAGTCTCCAGTGGGCGGTCGTCGAAGACCAGTGGCTCGACCTCAAGCAGGGGGGCTCACCCGTGTACAAGACGAAGGTGAACATCGGGTTCAGGGTCGAGGAGTGA
- a CDS encoding NAD(P)/FAD-dependent oxidoreductase codes for MIHVVGGGIAGLAAAYRLRQHGHDVHVFEASDAVGGLAATYETPGDRIEKFYHHLSKSEETIVELADELGVGDRLEWLVGENAYYVDGVVHPLDTPWEILAYPHLSIYDKFRLGMLTLGVDLRGGRPRFDSYESLEAYENVPIREFIVDHTTEGVYEHFFEPLLDAKFGSRKEDVSAAWLLGRIKFRGERDLLRGEILGYFDGGFAPFIEALVDAVGRDTVTTEARVTDLGVEDGAVSTLTVECGQTAETHDTDGVVVAAMPNVLEALCGYECDIDFQGAVCAVVTMDEPLTDTYWLNVAHDAPFGALIEHTNFVSPDRYGGKRLLYVASYIQEYDEELWQSTDEEIEELWLAGIEEMFPGFSRASVEEFRVARNPRAAPIYERGYLEQVVPYDLSEVADGLYYAGMASRAQYPERSLNGGIVAGFECADRIDARATADVRGARDSDQVVADGAGDE; via the coding sequence ATGATCCACGTCGTCGGCGGGGGCATCGCCGGCCTCGCCGCCGCCTACCGCCTCCGACAACACGGTCACGACGTCCACGTCTTCGAGGCCTCGGACGCCGTGGGCGGACTCGCGGCGACCTACGAGACGCCGGGCGACCGCATCGAGAAGTTCTACCACCACCTCTCGAAGTCCGAGGAGACCATCGTCGAACTCGCCGACGAACTCGGCGTCGGCGATCGCCTGGAGTGGCTCGTCGGCGAGAACGCCTACTACGTCGATGGCGTCGTCCACCCGCTCGACACGCCGTGGGAGATCCTCGCGTATCCACACCTCTCGATCTACGACAAGTTCCGGCTGGGCATGCTCACGCTCGGCGTCGACCTCCGCGGCGGGCGGCCACGGTTCGACTCCTACGAGTCGCTCGAGGCGTACGAGAACGTCCCCATCCGCGAGTTCATCGTCGACCACACAACCGAAGGCGTCTACGAACACTTCTTCGAGCCGTTGCTCGACGCGAAGTTCGGCTCGCGGAAGGAGGACGTGTCGGCGGCGTGGCTGCTGGGGCGGATCAAGTTCCGCGGCGAGCGTGACCTCCTCCGCGGGGAGATCCTCGGCTACTTCGACGGCGGTTTCGCTCCGTTCATCGAGGCGCTCGTCGACGCGGTGGGCCGCGACACCGTGACGACCGAGGCACGCGTCACCGACCTCGGCGTCGAGGACGGCGCGGTGTCGACGCTCACGGTCGAGTGCGGGCAAACCGCGGAGACGCACGACACCGACGGGGTCGTCGTCGCGGCGATGCCGAACGTACTCGAAGCGCTCTGCGGCTACGAGTGCGATATCGACTTCCAGGGCGCGGTGTGTGCGGTCGTCACGATGGACGAACCCCTCACGGACACGTACTGGCTGAACGTCGCTCACGACGCTCCGTTCGGCGCGCTCATCGAGCACACGAACTTCGTCTCCCCCGACAGGTACGGGGGCAAACGTCTCCTCTACGTCGCCAGCTACATCCAGGAGTACGACGAGGAACTGTGGCAGTCGACCGACGAGGAGATCGAGGAGCTGTGGCTCGCGGGGATCGAGGAGATGTTTCCCGGCTTCTCCCGGGCGTCGGTCGAGGAGTTCCGGGTCGCACGCAACCCACGCGCCGCGCCGATCTACGAGCGCGGCTACCTCGAGCAGGTCGTCCCGTACGACCTGAGCGAGGTGGCCGACGGCCTCTACTACGCGGGGATGGCCTCGCGGGCGCAGTACCCCGAGCGCTCGCTCAACGGCGGCATCGTCGCCGGCTTCGAGTGTGCCGACCGCATCGACGCGCGGGCGACGGCCGACGTGCGGGGAGCGCGCGACTCCGACCAGGTCGTCGCCGACGGCGCGGGCGACGAGTGA
- a CDS encoding DUF6149 family protein, whose protein sequence is MKIRQNLRHWAAKKALTTPVVGDIARDKLVDLHVDVFGRKADEGRREEREAHMADFFHCTFDTYVAALDAGFTEAEAREITHVQANFDFFNHGWTEMMEFPGDELEAHYERYEGFFERYEITIDDPLGDFRTRTIPSAPSTPEKLDAPEHPHAKGGFADDVYVEDQEGNLHVGDAIDPDDDEVDVTAAPGMQNVDTDVDEDARAD, encoded by the coding sequence ATGAAGATCCGCCAGAACCTGCGCCACTGGGCGGCGAAGAAGGCACTCACCACCCCGGTCGTCGGTGACATCGCCCGGGACAAACTCGTCGACCTCCACGTCGACGTCTTCGGCCGCAAGGCCGACGAGGGTCGTCGCGAGGAGCGCGAGGCACACATGGCCGACTTCTTCCACTGTACGTTCGACACGTACGTCGCGGCGCTCGACGCCGGCTTCACCGAGGCTGAGGCGCGTGAAATTACCCACGTCCAGGCCAACTTCGACTTCTTCAACCACGGCTGGACCGAGATGATGGAGTTCCCCGGCGACGAACTCGAAGCCCACTACGAGCGCTACGAGGGGTTCTTCGAGCGGTACGAGATCACCATCGACGACCCGCTCGGCGACTTCCGCACGCGGACGATCCCGAGCGCGCCGTCGACGCCCGAGAAACTGGACGCGCCCGAACACCCCCACGCGAAGGGCGGCTTCGCCGACGACGTCTACGTCGAGGACCAGGAGGGTAACCTCCACGTCGGCGACGCGATCGACCCCGATGACGACGAGGTCGACGTCACGGCCGCACCGGGGATGCAGAACGTCGACACCGACGTCGACGAGGACGCGAGAGCGGATTAA
- a CDS encoding aldehyde ferredoxin oxidoreductase family protein, whose protein sequence is MRHAKGPLLSIDLTDRTVAEENVTDVLASFIGGRGVGTKLAHDRVPFDADPLGPDNRLYLTTGPMQYSQMSFTGRMNATAVSPLTDGLLSSNAGGFLSRNFVATGYGAVELHGAADELLAVHVSDKGVEFEPVPDLVGATTSETVASAEETRDLAAEHTACIGPAGENRVRFASIMTSETRAFGRGGLGAVLGAKNVKLLTFDGASAPEVEIPPVQMDVHREAATDDHIMKRQGTASVTDLGNEVSALPTRYFSETQFEGVEGINGDRVEEKKFKKGTCSSCAFACKLPTRDEEAGLETEGPEFETVMSFGSNCAVDDIVDVMRSNELCDELGMDTISAGDTVAAYLASEDEFGNADLAHEIVEKIARREGVGDRLAEGVDRVHDELGVENWSVKGLEFPGHDGRTLQGQGLSFAVANRGADHMYATFYALEYPLVDKDQAMDPAGLGSKPARLVGRENHHAVLDSGIVCKFSRGFVTDDRLAELLGASFDDLLAVGSTIVDLERHFNNQRGFDRDDDRLPYDLPGFDAALDDYYRERGWTAEGRVPDARLGGAGGAAPADD, encoded by the coding sequence ATGCGCCACGCGAAGGGTCCGCTCCTCTCGATCGACCTGACCGACCGGACGGTCGCCGAAGAGAACGTCACCGACGTCCTCGCGTCGTTCATCGGCGGTCGCGGCGTCGGGACGAAACTCGCCCACGACCGCGTCCCGTTCGACGCCGATCCGCTCGGCCCCGACAACCGCCTCTACCTCACCACGGGGCCGATGCAGTACTCGCAGATGTCTTTCACCGGGCGGATGAACGCCACGGCCGTCTCGCCTCTGACGGACGGACTGCTCTCGTCGAACGCCGGCGGCTTCCTCTCGCGCAACTTCGTCGCGACGGGCTACGGCGCGGTCGAACTCCACGGCGCGGCCGACGAACTCCTGGCTGTCCACGTTTCCGACAAGGGTGTCGAGTTCGAGCCCGTTCCCGATCTCGTCGGCGCGACCACCTCGGAGACGGTCGCCTCCGCCGAAGAGACGCGGGACCTCGCGGCCGAACACACCGCCTGTATCGGCCCTGCGGGCGAAAACCGCGTCCGCTTCGCCTCGATCATGACCTCCGAGACCAGGGCGTTCGGACGGGGCGGGCTGGGAGCCGTCCTCGGCGCGAAGAACGTCAAACTGCTCACGTTCGACGGCGCCTCCGCCCCCGAGGTCGAGATCCCGCCCGTCCAGATGGACGTTCACCGCGAGGCGGCTACGGACGATCACATCATGAAGCGACAGGGCACCGCCTCGGTTACGGACCTCGGCAACGAGGTGTCGGCGCTCCCGACGAGATACTTCTCGGAGACGCAGTTCGAGGGCGTCGAGGGAATCAACGGCGACCGCGTCGAGGAGAAGAAGTTCAAGAAGGGGACCTGTTCGTCGTGTGCGTTCGCCTGTAAGCTCCCCACCAGGGACGAGGAGGCGGGGCTCGAAACCGAGGGGCCGGAGTTCGAGACGGTGATGTCGTTCGGCTCGAACTGCGCGGTCGACGACATCGTCGACGTGATGCGGTCGAACGAACTGTGCGACGAACTCGGGATGGACACCATCTCCGCCGGCGACACGGTCGCGGCGTACCTCGCGAGCGAAGACGAGTTCGGCAACGCTGATCTCGCCCACGAGATCGTCGAGAAGATCGCCCGCCGCGAGGGCGTCGGCGACCGCCTCGCCGAAGGGGTCGACCGCGTGCACGACGAGCTGGGGGTGGAGAACTGGAGCGTCAAGGGCCTGGAGTTCCCCGGCCACGACGGCCGCACGCTCCAGGGCCAGGGGCTCTCGTTCGCCGTCGCCAACCGCGGTGCCGACCACATGTACGCCACCTTCTACGCGCTCGAATACCCGCTCGTCGACAAGGACCAGGCGATGGACCCCGCGGGGCTGGGCTCGAAACCGGCACGACTCGTCGGCCGGGAGAACCACCACGCGGTGCTCGACTCAGGCATCGTCTGCAAGTTCTCGCGGGGGTTCGTCACCGACGACCGCCTCGCGGAGCTCCTGGGAGCGTCGTTCGACGACCTGCTGGCCGTCGGGTCGACGATCGTCGACCTCGAACGGCACTTCAACAACCAGCGGGGGTTCGACCGCGACGACGACCGCCTGCCGTACGACCTGCCGGGGTTCGACGCCGCGCTCGACGACTACTACCGCGAGCGCGGCTGGACCGCCGAGGGGAGGGTCCCCGACGCCCGCCTCGGCGGGGCTGGCGGTGCCGCACCCGCCGACGACTGA
- a CDS encoding thiolase family protein, with translation MTTPVVAAAHRTPQGKDGGALSTVRSEDLSVTLIDHALDTLGLDPAVVDDLLWGCAQQRSEQDANVARVVALLSRLGEGTPAATINRWCASSMQAVVSAADAVAAGNRDCVVAGGVESMSRVPLSSMPYGDLHPRLTDAYDLGDLEMGATAEKVAEVYDVSREAQDEYALRSQRRAAEATDSGRFDDELVPVETAEGVVRADEGIRRDTSIEGLSRLPPVFREDGTVTAGNASQISDGAALLVVTSESFAADYGLDVLARVGTNHVAGVDPTVMGIGPVPATRGLLDRAGTEIDDYDLVELNEAFASQTVYCRRELGIDPDRLNVNGGAIAIGHPLGASGARLPVTLLHELRKRDASRGLATLCVGFGQGAAVEFVR, from the coding sequence ATGACAACACCCGTCGTTGCGGCCGCTCATCGCACGCCACAGGGGAAAGACGGGGGCGCGCTGTCGACGGTCCGCAGCGAGGACCTCTCGGTCACGCTGATCGACCACGCCCTCGACACGCTGGGGCTCGACCCCGCGGTCGTCGACGACCTGCTGTGGGGCTGTGCCCAGCAACGCTCCGAACAGGATGCCAACGTCGCCCGCGTCGTCGCGCTCCTCTCTCGCCTGGGGGAGGGGACGCCGGCGGCGACGATCAACCGCTGGTGTGCGTCGTCGATGCAGGCGGTCGTCTCGGCCGCGGACGCCGTCGCCGCGGGGAACCGTGACTGCGTCGTCGCCGGGGGCGTCGAGAGCATGTCGCGCGTGCCGCTGTCGTCGATGCCCTACGGCGACCTCCATCCCCGGCTCACCGACGCGTACGACCTCGGGGACCTGGAGATGGGAGCCACCGCCGAGAAGGTGGCCGAGGTTTACGACGTCTCGCGGGAGGCACAGGACGAGTACGCCCTCCGGTCGCAGCGACGGGCCGCCGAGGCGACCGACTCGGGACGGTTCGACGACGAACTCGTGCCGGTCGAAACGGCGGAGGGAGTGGTACGGGCGGACGAAGGGATCCGTCGGGACACCTCCATCGAGGGGCTCTCGAGGCTCCCACCCGTCTTCCGCGAGGACGGCACCGTGACGGCAGGCAACGCCTCACAGATCTCCGACGGCGCGGCGCTGCTGGTCGTCACGAGCGAGTCGTTCGCCGCCGACTACGGCCTCGACGTCCTCGCCCGCGTCGGGACGAACCACGTCGCCGGGGTCGACCCGACCGTCATGGGCATCGGCCCCGTTCCGGCGACCCGGGGACTGCTCGACCGCGCCGGCACCGAGATCGACGACTACGACCTCGTCGAACTCAACGAAGCGTTCGCGTCGCAGACCGTCTACTGCCGGCGCGAACTCGGGATCGATCCAGATCGACTGAACGTCAACGGCGGGGCGATCGCCATCGGCCACCCGTTGGGCGCGTCGGGGGCGAGGCTCCCGGTGACGCTCCTGCACGAACTGCGAAAGCGAGACGCCTCGCGGGGGCTCGCGACCCTCTGCGTCGGCTTCGGACAGGGTGCGGCGGTCGAGTTCGTCCGGTAG
- a CDS encoding molybdenum cofactor guanylyltransferase: MPADALKPDTGRAGVVLAGGRSRRFEGGDKALATLAGTALLRHAVGAVDPVVDEVVVSCRDDQTERFAAVLDGYDVSFAVDPIDGLGPVAGLQTALRETDRVTAVVTACDTPLVPSAFLGHLLDRVEGATTAGVVTEAGERVQPLPMAVNVRAAAAACTETLVDSGSLRDVIESLAPVVISERAVRAAVGADRLLDVDTRADLARAERLLAHATGPSGGSNGSRDGGEMRPNSR; the protein is encoded by the coding sequence ATGCCAGCCGACGCGTTGAAACCGGACACGGGCCGGGCTGGAGTCGTCCTCGCCGGCGGACGGTCGAGACGGTTCGAGGGGGGCGACAAGGCGCTGGCGACGCTCGCGGGGACGGCGCTGCTCCGGCACGCGGTCGGGGCCGTCGACCCGGTCGTCGACGAGGTAGTCGTCAGCTGTCGGGACGACCAGACGGAGCGGTTCGCGGCCGTCCTCGACGGCTACGACGTGTCGTTCGCCGTCGACCCGATCGACGGACTCGGCCCCGTCGCCGGGCTCCAGACGGCGCTTCGGGAGACCGACCGCGTCACCGCGGTCGTCACGGCGTGTGACACGCCACTGGTCCCGTCGGCGTTCCTCGGCCACCTGCTCGACCGAGTCGAGGGGGCGACGACGGCCGGCGTCGTCACCGAGGCGGGTGAGCGTGTACAGCCGCTCCCCATGGCGGTCAACGTCCGGGCCGCGGCCGCCGCCTGCACGGAGACGCTCGTCGACAGCGGCTCGCTCCGCGACGTGATCGAGTCGCTCGCGCCGGTGGTGATCTCGGAGCGTGCCGTTCGGGCGGCCGTCGGCGCGGACCGACTGCTCGACGTCGACACCCGCGCCGACCTCGCGCGTGCCGAACGGCTGCTCGCACACGCGACCGGCCCGTCGGGCGGGTCGAACGGCTCCCGGGACGGCGGGGAGATGCGGCCGAACAGCAGGTAG
- a CDS encoding ATP-binding protein — MSDRPLDVVEFLLTAHIYSENRQLDANDLPPRYRRVFWAESDDDEIGGVERPLVATEETTRQATGVDDPWESVSDLMFTQKEEFSGRISLTQPEMALDWLVERADRERFATNPTLAAAVEDRTDLDVTHAEARDSNRPIQADRVWIDSLLESYFDEEEDAEMLDLVSVRAPEEIEMTLDDLVLTADQEGEIEKIVKAIEHRDYLAEIGLREIGKLLFVGPPGTGKTTVSRALAHELGLPFVEVKLSMITSQYLGETAKNVDKTFEVARRLSPCILFIDEFDSVAKTRRSDEHAALKRAVNTLLKCIDEISLIRDDVLLIGATNHPDQLDSAAWRRFDEIVNFPKPDYQMRADILRIVTRRMEIAEFDPEAVAEKTEGLTGSDLRLVLREAVLEALTEERMSLTQEDILDAVADFEERDNLKNMDMIDGDQETLIAGDGGSAGGDGGSTGDDGNSHDHSHGHTHTHD, encoded by the coding sequence ATGAGTGACCGGCCCCTCGACGTGGTTGAGTTCCTTCTGACTGCCCACATCTACAGCGAGAACCGGCAGTTGGACGCGAACGATCTGCCACCGCGGTATCGGCGCGTGTTCTGGGCGGAGTCGGACGACGACGAGATCGGCGGGGTCGAACGCCCGCTGGTCGCGACCGAGGAGACGACGCGGCAGGCAACGGGCGTCGACGATCCCTGGGAGAGCGTCTCGGACCTCATGTTCACGCAGAAAGAGGAGTTCTCGGGCCGCATCTCGCTGACGCAGCCGGAGATGGCGCTCGACTGGCTCGTCGAGCGTGCCGACCGGGAGCGGTTCGCGACGAACCCGACGCTCGCCGCCGCGGTCGAGGACCGGACCGACCTCGACGTGACCCACGCGGAGGCGCGCGACTCGAACCGGCCGATCCAGGCCGATCGGGTCTGGATCGACAGCCTCCTGGAATCGTACTTCGACGAGGAGGAGGACGCGGAGATGCTCGATCTCGTCTCGGTCCGCGCGCCCGAGGAGATCGAGATGACTCTCGACGATCTCGTGCTCACCGCCGACCAGGAGGGCGAGATCGAGAAGATCGTCAAGGCCATCGAACACCGCGACTACCTCGCCGAGATCGGCCTCCGGGAGATCGGCAAACTGCTGTTCGTCGGCCCCCCCGGTACGGGAAAGACGACGGTCTCGCGGGCGCTGGCGCACGAACTCGGACTTCCCTTCGTCGAGGTGAAGCTCTCGATGATCACGAGCCAGTACCTCGGCGAGACGGCCAAGAACGTCGACAAGACGTTCGAGGTCGCCCGCCGGCTCTCCCCCTGCATCCTCTTCATCGACGAGTTCGACTCCGTGGCGAAGACCCGGCGCTCGGACGAACACGCCGCGCTCAAGCGCGCCGTCAACACCCTGCTCAAGTGTATCGACGAGATCTCGCTGATCCGCGACGACGTGCTCCTCATCGGGGCGACGAACCACCCCGATCAGTTGGACTCGGCGGCCTGGCGGCGCTTCGACGAGATCGTCAACTTCCCGAAGCCAGACTACCAGATGCGCGCCGACATCCTCCGCATCGTCACCCGGCGGATGGAGATCGCGGAGTTCGACCCCGAGGCGGTCGCCGAGAAGACCGAAGGGCTCACCGGGAGCGACCTCAGGCTGGTGCTGCGCGAGGCTGTCCTCGAGGCGCTGACCGAAGAGCGAATGAGTCTCACTCAAGAGGACATCCTCGATGCCGTCGCCGACTTCGAAGAGCGGGACAACCTGAAGAACATGGACATGATCGACGGCGACCAGGAGACGCTTATCGCCGGCGACGGCGGCTCGGCGGGCGGCGACGGCGGCTCGACGGGCGACGACGGGAACAGTCACGACCACAGCCACGGACACACCCACACCCACGACTAA
- a CDS encoding MBL fold metallo-hydrolase, protein MRVTLLGTGDTTGTPTVGCDCDTCARARELGVERSRFAVHVENRRTGGCLLVDLSPDFRQQFLTHDVALPDEAVVTHIHFDHLDGLGNAYRLFDDLPVHAADEVDPVTGESVAGTVRSKYDYLDRITVVDHAPFERFSACGFDCTLVPVDHPPLVCYGLVIEDPQTGAKLSLTGDTSYGVPDDSRAALAEPDLLLADAIVPASLCEYHPLGGKHENSDGVPRTFGTKHMTREGALDLARELDAAETRLVHTAHFYPAEEAFEEPLAVDGEQYDL, encoded by the coding sequence ATGCGCGTCACCCTCCTCGGTACCGGCGACACGACCGGGACCCCGACCGTCGGCTGCGACTGCGACACCTGCGCTCGTGCCCGCGAACTGGGTGTCGAACGCTCGCGCTTCGCGGTGCACGTCGAGAACCGTCGGACCGGGGGGTGCCTCCTCGTCGACCTCAGCCCGGACTTCCGCCAGCAGTTTCTCACCCACGACGTCGCCCTCCCGGACGAGGCCGTCGTGACGCACATCCACTTCGACCACCTCGACGGCCTCGGCAACGCCTACCGCCTCTTCGACGACCTGCCGGTGCACGCCGCCGACGAAGTCGACCCCGTCACGGGCGAATCTGTCGCCGGAACGGTCCGGTCGAAGTACGACTACCTCGACCGTATCACGGTCGTCGACCACGCGCCCTTCGAGCGGTTTTCGGCGTGCGGTTTCGACTGTACGCTAGTCCCGGTCGACCACCCGCCGCTCGTCTGTTACGGGCTCGTGATCGAGGACCCGCAGACCGGTGCGAAGCTCTCCCTGACGGGCGACACGAGCTACGGCGTTCCCGACGACTCGCGCGCGGCGCTCGCGGAGCCGGATCTCCTCTTGGCGGACGCCATCGTCCCCGCGTCGCTCTGTGAGTACCACCCGCTCGGCGGGAAACACGAGAACAGCGACGGCGTCCCGCGCACGTTCGGGACGAAACACATGACCCGCGAGGGGGCGCTCGACCTCGCGCGGGAACTGGACGCGGCGGAGACGCGGCTGGTGCACACGGCGCACTTCTACCCCGCCGAAGAGGCGTTCGAGGAGCCGCTGGCGGTCGACGGCGAACAGTACGACCTCTGA